The Chryseolinea soli genome contains a region encoding:
- a CDS encoding GlcG/HbpS family heme-binding protein — protein MEITTKQAEKLMSQAKAKAEEINVAMNIAITDKWGHLKAFERMDDAFLGSIDIAIKKAKTSMLFRMTSEQVGEFLKPEVAAYGMENTSGGLIGFPGGMPVKANGEIIGYIGVSGGFPIQDQTVASAGSTI, from the coding sequence ATGGAGATCACAACCAAACAAGCAGAAAAACTTATGAGCCAGGCAAAAGCCAAGGCCGAAGAGATCAATGTTGCTATGAACATCGCCATCACCGACAAATGGGGACACTTGAAGGCATTCGAACGAATGGACGACGCCTTCCTAGGATCGATCGATATCGCAATAAAAAAAGCCAAGACGTCAATGCTTTTCCGTATGACTAGCGAACAGGTAGGAGAATTCCTAAAGCCTGAAGTGGCCGCATATGGAATGGAGAATACCAGTGGTGGGCTCATCGGATTTCCGGGAGGAATGCCTGTAAAAGCCAATGGCGAAATCATCGGATACATCGGAGTTTCCGGTGGCTTTCCCATCCAGGATCAAACCGTTGCATCCGCCGGAAGCACTATCTAA
- a CDS encoding type II toxin-antitoxin system HicA family toxin codes for MVVILLPLFHPSNVSSLNLLAVKYSEFHRQIRRSGWIWAGAEGSHYIYEKDGVRYHVPFHGAKEIGEGLRKRIAKDMGL; via the coding sequence ATGGTAGTAATTTTACTACCTTTATTTCATCCCTCGAATGTTTCAAGCCTAAACCTGTTAGCCGTGAAGTATTCGGAATTTCACAGACAGATTCGTCGGAGTGGATGGATTTGGGCGGGTGCCGAGGGAAGCCACTATATCTATGAAAAAGATGGTGTGCGATACCATGTTCCGTTTCATGGGGCGAAGGAAATAGGGGAAGGGTTGCGAAAAAGGATTGCAAAAGATATGGGGCTTTAG
- a CDS encoding helix-turn-helix domain-containing protein, with protein sequence MRNKDKEFQKAFGKHVRRLREEKQWSQDQLATESKMEVNQISRIENGRHAANMHTIKAIAIALGKYPDELLRFEFPLKLNTDFSLLHRKKNRPATTATIIELLHTDYLEKPRSVLEITEKCADLYSVRLNSSATSGVLKKLVIEKKLKKTLSPKRKGSFLYEKRIK encoded by the coding sequence GTGAGGAATAAGGATAAAGAATTTCAAAAGGCATTTGGAAAACACGTCCGGCGTCTGCGGGAAGAGAAGCAATGGTCGCAGGATCAGTTGGCAACGGAGTCTAAAATGGAAGTGAATCAAATCTCGCGAATTGAAAATGGCAGGCACGCTGCTAATATGCATACGATCAAGGCCATTGCTATTGCGCTCGGTAAGTATCCAGACGAACTTCTTAGGTTTGAATTCCCTCTTAAACTCAACACTGACTTCAGTCTACTTCATCGAAAAAAAAATCGCCCCGCGACAACCGCTACCATTATAGAATTATTACATACCGACTACTTGGAAAAACCGAGGTCGGTTCTGGAAATAACAGAAAAATGCGCGGATTTGTACAGCGTGCGTCTAAATAGTTCTGCTACTTCTGGAGTCCTGAAGAAACTTGTTATCGAGAAGAAACTGAAAAAAACTTTATCTCCTAAACGGAAGGGCAGTTTTCTATATGAAAAACGAATAAAATAG
- a CDS encoding flavin reductase family protein: MRNYPLEKVYRLMEPSPIVLVTTFHRGKQNIMTMGFHMMVQHTPPLIGAVIGPWDYSYKALKATRECVIAIPGADLAEKVVDIGNCSGDDIDKFGKFRLTPTEAQHVKAPLIEQCIANIECKVADMRLANRYSLFILKAVKAWANPDRKEQRTLHHQGNGTFKVDGRTIDLRKRMVKWRELVD; encoded by the coding sequence ATGAGAAACTATCCCCTCGAGAAAGTATACAGGCTTATGGAGCCTAGTCCGATCGTATTGGTAACAACTTTTCACCGCGGAAAGCAAAACATCATGACGATGGGATTTCACATGATGGTTCAGCATACGCCTCCTCTTATCGGAGCGGTCATTGGTCCCTGGGATTATAGCTATAAAGCGTTGAAGGCAACGCGCGAGTGCGTTATCGCCATACCTGGAGCAGACCTGGCAGAAAAAGTCGTTGACATTGGCAACTGTTCCGGAGACGACATTGATAAATTCGGAAAATTCAGACTCACTCCGACCGAAGCACAGCATGTCAAGGCACCTTTAATCGAACAGTGCATTGCAAACATTGAATGCAAAGTGGCCGATATGCGATTGGCAAACCGGTATAGCCTTTTCATTCTTAAAGCCGTAAAAGCCTGGGCAAATCCCGATAGAAAGGAGCAGCGAACATTACACCACCAGGGCAATGGTACCTTCAAAGTGGATGGCAGGACTATAGACTTGCGCAAGCGAATGGTGAAGTGGCGGGAATTGGTGGATTAA
- a CDS encoding helix-turn-helix domain-containing protein, which yields MGKTKKTPATENIPYLRDLESFYKHVKARPPLHKDFDIREIDPEVLKAYDYVAKPFRHSFYCVTLFLQGDITLNAGFWKTRLKRPAVYFKTPCQIVSWTKPERWLQEYFIVFTDNFLLNNRALADIIFDLPFFKLDKAIPFEIEPDEVELLVSIYKQVLKEYHSDSKDKFALIASYVHTLLLHVRRLFLKYSQTDEVLVNHIHSHEQMLVESFRALIRKSLVNGNVDRRHLTVRYLAAQLSVHPNYLNAVVNRQNGKTAIASLHEQISHEAQTLLSQTKFTLKEIAFRLGFADAPHFNHFFKKQTGFTPAAYRKKQNL from the coding sequence ATGGGAAAAACAAAAAAAACGCCCGCAACCGAAAACATCCCTTATTTGCGTGACTTGGAAAGCTTTTATAAGCATGTAAAGGCAAGGCCACCATTGCATAAAGATTTCGACATACGGGAAATCGACCCCGAGGTGCTAAAGGCGTATGACTATGTAGCCAAGCCATTCCGTCATTCATTCTATTGCGTCACCTTATTCCTCCAGGGAGACATTACCTTGAACGCAGGCTTTTGGAAAACAAGATTAAAGAGACCTGCAGTATATTTTAAGACACCATGCCAGATAGTATCCTGGACCAAACCCGAACGATGGCTGCAAGAATATTTCATAGTATTTACCGACAATTTTCTCCTAAATAACAGGGCGCTGGCAGATATCATTTTTGATTTGCCATTTTTCAAGTTGGATAAGGCCATTCCCTTTGAGATAGAACCTGATGAAGTGGAGTTGCTGGTAAGTATTTACAAGCAAGTCCTGAAAGAATATCATTCTGACAGCAAGGACAAATTCGCACTTATAGCCTCCTATGTTCATACGCTGTTGCTGCATGTGCGCAGGCTCTTTCTCAAATACTCGCAGACGGACGAAGTGCTTGTGAATCATATCCATTCGCATGAGCAGATGCTCGTCGAGAGTTTTCGCGCGCTCATCAGAAAAAGCCTTGTCAATGGCAATGTTGACCGGCGGCATTTGACAGTGAGGTATTTGGCGGCGCAACTGTCGGTCCATCCCAACTATTTGAACGCTGTGGTCAATCGTCAGAATGGAAAGACCGCGATTGCATCCCTGCACGAACAGATTTCGCATGAGGCGCAAACACTCCTGAGCCAGACGAAATTTACCCTTAAAGAAATAGCCTTCCGGCTTGGTTTTGCAGACGCGCCGCATTTCAACCACTTCTTTAAAAAGCAGACAGGCTTCACGCCTGCGGCCTATCGGAAAAAACAAAATCTTTAG
- a CDS encoding helix-turn-helix domain-containing protein, whose protein sequence is MKSRFLAHMTIEEFKILLREILKEVLDEEKRTGLDTDCLLSTREAALLLNLEVTTLYDKTSQRLIPHYKRGKKVLFKKSELLAWIEAGKVATTQEIQKDASQHIWKRMP, encoded by the coding sequence ATGAAATCACGATTTTTAGCTCACATGACCATAGAGGAATTCAAAATTCTTTTGAGAGAAATTTTGAAGGAAGTATTGGATGAAGAAAAACGAACTGGTCTGGATACCGACTGCTTATTAAGCACTCGGGAGGCTGCCCTTCTGTTGAATCTTGAGGTCACAACTTTATACGACAAAACTTCTCAACGATTAATACCACATTATAAGCGCGGTAAAAAAGTATTGTTCAAAAAGTCCGAGTTGCTTGCATGGATTGAGGCAGGAAAAGTTGCTACTACACAAGAGATCCAAAAAGATGCATCCCAACATATTTGGAAGAGAATGCCCTGA
- the ahcY gene encoding adenosylhomocysteinase: protein MTVDEKKLPFKVKDLSLAEWGRKEIKLAEAEMPGLMALREEFGKQKPLKDARIAGCLHMTIQTAVLIETLVELGAEVTWSSCNIFSTQDHAAAAIAAAGIPVYAWKGMNEQEFDWCIEQTLYAFKGGKPLNMILDDGGDLTNMVLDRFPELVAGIRGISEETTTGVHRLIERMHNGKLPLPAININDSVTKSKFDNKYGCKESCVDAIRRATDVMIAGKVAVVAGYGDVGKGSAASLRGAGARVIVTEIDPICALQAAMDGYAVKKMDDAAKEADIIVTATGNFGIIQDRHFQSMKDKTIVCNIGHFDNEIDVAWLNKNGKKDTIKPQVDIYTLSNGREIILLAEGRLVNLGCAMGHPSFVMSNSFTNQTLAQLELWTNTKSYENKVYMLPKHLDEKVANLHLKKIGVELDVLSPTQAKYIGVDVKGPFKPDYYRY from the coding sequence ATGACTGTTGACGAGAAAAAACTCCCTTTTAAGGTAAAAGACCTCTCCCTGGCTGAATGGGGTCGCAAAGAGATCAAACTGGCGGAAGCTGAAATGCCCGGTTTGATGGCCCTCCGTGAGGAATTTGGCAAGCAGAAGCCATTGAAAGATGCACGCATCGCAGGATGCCTCCACATGACCATTCAAACCGCTGTGCTCATCGAAACCCTCGTTGAGCTGGGCGCCGAAGTGACCTGGTCTTCCTGCAATATCTTCTCCACGCAAGACCATGCCGCCGCCGCGATCGCCGCTGCCGGTATTCCGGTATACGCCTGGAAAGGAATGAACGAACAGGAATTTGACTGGTGCATCGAGCAAACCCTCTATGCCTTCAAAGGTGGCAAGCCCCTGAACATGATCCTCGACGACGGTGGTGACCTCACCAACATGGTGCTGGATCGTTTCCCCGAACTCGTCGCAGGCATCCGCGGTATCTCCGAAGAAACTACTACCGGCGTGCACCGCCTCATCGAGCGCATGCACAATGGCAAATTGCCCCTGCCCGCCATCAACATCAACGACTCGGTTACCAAATCGAAATTCGATAACAAATACGGTTGCAAAGAATCTTGCGTAGACGCGATCCGTCGCGCCACCGACGTCATGATCGCCGGTAAAGTAGCCGTCGTAGCCGGATACGGCGACGTGGGTAAAGGCTCTGCCGCTTCGCTGCGCGGTGCCGGTGCACGCGTGATCGTGACCGAGATCGACCCCATCTGCGCGCTGCAAGCCGCCATGGACGGCTATGCCGTGAAGAAAATGGACGACGCTGCCAAGGAAGCCGACATCATCGTGACGGCTACCGGTAACTTCGGCATCATCCAGGATCGTCACTTCCAAAGCATGAAAGACAAGACCATCGTGTGTAACATCGGTCACTTCGACAACGAGATCGACGTGGCTTGGTTGAACAAGAATGGCAAGAAGGATACCATCAAACCTCAGGTAGACATCTACACGCTCAGCAACGGCCGTGAGATCATCCTGTTGGCCGAAGGCCGTCTGGTGAACCTCGGTTGCGCTATGGGCCACCCGTCGTTCGTAATGTCGAACTCCTTCACCAACCAAACGCTGGCGCAATTGGAGCTCTGGACCAATACCAAGAGCTACGAAAACAAAGTATACATGCTGCCCAAGCACCTGGACGAAAAAGTGGCAAACCTCCACTTGAAGAAGATCGGCGTGGAGCTGGATGTGCTTTCGCCTACCCAAGCCAAATACATCGGCGTGGATGTGAAAGGTCCCTTCAAACCGGATTATTACAGATACTGA
- a CDS encoding nuclear transport factor 2 family protein, producing MNVEQKLQQFEDRLAIRELIDRYAYCADTRDAQGQMALFTEDTNFEVYMDEKASTPTQVVSTRRDLFPVFDNLNTYISTMHFNGQSTIKLEGDRATSLSYCRAYHLNIQDGVQKIMIAGIRYYDSMVKQNGSWLFAERKLKVCWIENR from the coding sequence ATGAACGTCGAACAAAAACTGCAACAATTTGAAGACCGACTGGCAATCCGTGAGCTAATCGACCGGTACGCCTACTGTGCTGACACCCGTGATGCGCAAGGCCAAATGGCACTCTTTACTGAGGATACCAATTTTGAGGTATATATGGACGAAAAAGCGTCAACGCCGACGCAAGTGGTTAGTACACGGAGAGACCTCTTTCCAGTATTTGACAATCTGAATACCTATATATCCACGATGCATTTCAATGGTCAAAGTACCATTAAACTAGAGGGAGACCGCGCGACCAGCCTTTCCTATTGCAGGGCCTATCACCTGAATATTCAAGACGGAGTCCAGAAAATTATGATCGCGGGTATTCGTTACTATGACTCCATGGTAAAGCAAAACGGTTCGTGGTTATTTGCAGAGCGAAAATTAAAAGTTTGCTGGATCGAAAATAGATAG
- a CDS encoding SDR family NAD(P)-dependent oxidoreductase gives MSKTIFITGASKGFGRIWATAALERGDNVIATARRVEDLNDLKQQFGSSVLAIQLDVRNKAAGAGALRKSLEHFGSLDVVINNAGYGLFGAIEENSEEEVRAQMETNFFGALWITQAAIPIMRKQRHGHIIQVSSIGGVIALPVLGIYHASKWAMEGFSESLSKEVAEFGIKITLVEPGGYATDWGGSSSFKSKPVEGYEQTKEFVFTLLQNSAADPQATGQAILKVIDAENPPLRIFLGDMLPLIKPQYLERLQTWENWSAVSVSAQ, from the coding sequence ATGAGTAAAACAATTTTTATTACCGGAGCGTCAAAGGGATTTGGCAGAATCTGGGCAACCGCTGCGTTAGAACGCGGAGACAACGTCATTGCTACTGCAAGAAGAGTCGAAGACCTGAATGACCTTAAGCAACAGTTCGGTTCTTCTGTTCTGGCGATTCAACTCGACGTAAGAAACAAGGCAGCCGGAGCGGGGGCCCTGAGAAAAAGCCTCGAGCACTTTGGAAGTCTCGACGTGGTCATCAATAATGCAGGCTATGGTTTATTCGGAGCCATCGAAGAAAACTCCGAGGAAGAAGTACGTGCGCAGATGGAAACAAATTTCTTCGGCGCGTTGTGGATTACGCAGGCAGCCATCCCCATCATGCGTAAACAGCGACACGGCCACATCATTCAGGTTTCAAGTATTGGCGGGGTGATCGCACTGCCTGTTCTTGGAATCTATCACGCATCAAAATGGGCAATGGAAGGCTTTTCTGAATCCCTTTCCAAAGAAGTCGCCGAATTTGGCATCAAAATAACACTGGTTGAACCAGGTGGTTATGCAACCGATTGGGGCGGCAGTTCCTCTTTTAAAAGCAAACCAGTGGAAGGTTACGAGCAAACAAAAGAATTTGTGTTCACGTTGCTTCAAAATTCAGCTGCCGATCCGCAAGCGACGGGCCAGGCAATTCTCAAAGTGATCGATGCAGAGAATCCACCATTGAGAATCTTCCTGGGAGATATGTTGCCATTGATAAAACCGCAGTACCTGGAGCGCTTGCAAACATGGGAAAACTGGTCGGCTGTGTCAGTGTCCGCCCAATAG
- a CDS encoding PCC domain-containing protein, whose product MEGGQPSIHAHGVAGDQSFQTFGGHILKTSVSTGSLEVLIIPHDKLFERKHDDSIGTDVLDIQTP is encoded by the coding sequence ATGGAAGGCGGACAGCCGTCTATCCACGCGCATGGCGTTGCTGGCGACCAATCGTTTCAAACTTTTGGAGGACACATTCTAAAAACTAGTGTTAGCACCGGGTCCCTGGAAGTCCTCATTATTCCGCACGACAAACTTTTTGAACGAAAACATGATGATAGCATAGGCACAGACGTTCTCGACATCCAAACACCTTGA
- a CDS encoding helix-turn-helix domain-containing protein, which produces MASKNKVSSQAHIPLLENLVDFYKFVGAAPPLSKDFDLREVDTQLMNLFDSVVEPFRHRFYCVSLYLEGGGIMNTGFWKTTLSKPALYFKTPNTILSWVIPEGTRKEYYILFTEAFLIKHKALAELVFDLPFFQLEKAIPFEIEPEDAEFLAGIYKTIQKEYHSDNIDKFEFISGYTYLLLLNVRRLYFKFAEREQELVLELKSGDDALVNKFQSFIKQYLPDPAVNEQARTVNFYASLLNVHPYHLNAVVKRVTKETAISFIHRHIINEAKSLLIQTNLSIKEITFKLGFNEPAHFNNFFKKQLQVTPAIYRTQGGI; this is translated from the coding sequence ATGGCCTCAAAAAATAAAGTATCCAGCCAAGCGCACATTCCACTCCTGGAAAACCTGGTTGATTTCTATAAATTCGTCGGGGCTGCTCCTCCTTTGAGCAAAGATTTTGATCTGCGTGAGGTTGATACCCAGCTCATGAACTTGTTCGATTCCGTTGTTGAGCCCTTCCGTCATCGATTTTATTGTGTGTCCTTGTACTTAGAGGGCGGTGGTATCATGAATACTGGCTTTTGGAAGACCACCCTCAGCAAACCCGCATTATATTTTAAGACGCCCAATACAATTCTCTCCTGGGTGATTCCTGAAGGTACGCGCAAGGAGTATTACATTCTTTTTACTGAAGCCTTTCTCATCAAACATAAAGCATTGGCAGAGCTTGTTTTCGATTTGCCTTTCTTCCAACTGGAAAAAGCTATTCCCTTTGAGATAGAACCTGAGGATGCTGAATTTCTTGCTGGCATTTACAAAACAATTCAGAAAGAGTATCATTCCGACAACATTGATAAATTTGAATTCATAAGTGGATACACTTATTTGTTGTTGCTCAATGTGCGTAGATTATATTTCAAGTTTGCCGAGAGAGAACAAGAATTGGTACTGGAGTTGAAGTCAGGCGACGACGCCCTGGTGAATAAATTTCAGTCTTTCATTAAACAATATCTGCCAGACCCGGCTGTCAACGAACAAGCAAGAACTGTAAATTTTTACGCTAGCCTTCTGAATGTCCATCCTTATCATTTGAATGCAGTCGTAAAGCGTGTTACGAAGGAAACCGCGATTTCATTTATCCATCGGCATATCATCAATGAAGCCAAATCGCTACTTATTCAGACCAACCTGTCTATAAAAGAGATTACATTCAAACTTGGTTTTAACGAACCCGCGCATTTTAACAACTTCTTCAAGAAACAGCTCCAGGTAACTCCGGCTATTTACAGGACCCAGGGCGGAATTTGA
- a CDS encoding type II toxin-antitoxin system HicB family antitoxin, translated as MRKLRVIISKGPDDYGAWIEKFPGVYGAGETVAEVKKNLKEGLKLYVKHNEVADWVKNKDYELIYKYDGQSFLNYFKGIFTNAALERISGINQRQINHYATGRKKPRPEQLKKLETGIHKLASELMAVEL; from the coding sequence ATGAGAAAGCTTAGAGTGATTATTTCAAAAGGCCCGGACGACTATGGTGCCTGGATTGAAAAATTTCCGGGTGTGTATGGTGCGGGCGAGACCGTAGCGGAGGTAAAGAAGAATTTGAAGGAGGGTCTTAAACTATACGTCAAACACAACGAGGTGGCCGATTGGGTAAAGAACAAAGACTACGAATTGATCTACAAATACGACGGACAAAGTTTCCTGAATTACTTCAAGGGTATATTCACCAATGCTGCGCTGGAAAGGATCTCCGGCATTAACCAACGCCAGATTAACCACTACGCCACCGGAAGAAAAAAACCACGCCCGGAACAGTTGAAGAAATTGGAAACGGGTATTCACAAGTTGGCAAGCGAGCTGATGGCGGTGGAGCTGTGA
- a CDS encoding helix-turn-helix domain-containing protein, protein MKLATTTIEGAFVYSCSFEEERGLEPFVPENLLAYQISGETHVFHQGGTTILKKNQLLLARKNQLANSLKIPAMDQEYKVMALILSKERLQHYALTNNMNCDGKYEGDGMLLLNADSYFTTYFSSLLPYLEQSRPLNDKLARIKISEAIELILQRDERLKNILFDFSEPQKIDLEEFMKNNFHYNTSLETFAKLTGRSLAGFKRDFTKTFNMPPGKWLMEKRLAEAYHLIKKKKHNPTDIYLDVGFENLTHFYRVFKQKFGATPKEIMGVK, encoded by the coding sequence ATGAAATTAGCGACAACAACCATTGAAGGTGCATTTGTTTATTCATGCTCGTTTGAAGAAGAGCGCGGCCTCGAGCCATTTGTGCCCGAAAATCTTCTCGCATATCAAATTTCTGGAGAGACCCATGTATTTCACCAGGGAGGCACGACCATCCTGAAGAAAAACCAACTTTTATTGGCGCGCAAAAATCAATTGGCCAATAGCTTAAAGATTCCGGCGATGGATCAAGAGTATAAAGTAATGGCACTTATTCTAAGCAAAGAACGCTTGCAACACTACGCCCTGACAAACAACATGAATTGTGATGGGAAGTATGAAGGGGATGGTATGCTTTTACTAAATGCCGACAGCTATTTTACTACATACTTCTCATCGTTGTTGCCTTACCTTGAGCAGTCGCGGCCGTTAAATGATAAGCTCGCACGGATCAAGATAAGCGAGGCCATTGAATTGATCCTTCAGCGGGACGAAAGGCTGAAAAACATCCTGTTTGACTTTAGTGAGCCGCAAAAAATAGATCTTGAGGAGTTCATGAAGAACAATTTTCACTACAATACTTCACTGGAAACTTTTGCAAAACTCACCGGAAGAAGTCTCGCTGGATTCAAACGGGACTTTACAAAGACTTTTAATATGCCTCCTGGCAAATGGCTGATGGAGAAAAGGCTCGCAGAGGCCTATCATTTGATCAAGAAGAAAAAGCATAACCCGACTGATATTTATTTGGATGTAGGTTTTGAGAATCTGACGCACTTCTACCGGGTCTTTAAACAGAAATTTGGTGCCACGCCGAAGGAGATCATGGGGGTAAAGTGA
- a CDS encoding SDR family oxidoreductase, which yields MSNKKTILITGAGSGLGEGTAIGLAKAGYNVIAGVHISPQVTSLRLKAEELGLQDKLRVEKLDVLDPFDVNYALTWDIDILLLNSGIGEGGPAFEIPIDLVRRNFESNVFAPLNLAQKFIGKFITNKKKAKVIFTSSMGGFLSPWGLGIYCSTKHAIEAIANSLQQELTPYDIQVQTINPGSYLTGFNETVADSAFRWLDDAKNFTKQSAMKAQFDLLLANDTSRLDPNEMIDAMVNIVPQETGKYRNVVPKFVEDFIRDLQVKAWDQTI from the coding sequence ATGTCAAACAAAAAAACAATACTCATCACAGGGGCTGGCTCGGGCCTGGGAGAAGGCACGGCTATCGGTTTAGCGAAAGCAGGGTATAACGTCATTGCCGGTGTTCACATATCACCACAAGTAACAAGTCTGCGGTTAAAGGCAGAAGAACTTGGACTTCAGGATAAACTCAGGGTTGAAAAACTTGATGTATTGGATCCATTCGATGTCAACTATGCCCTCACGTGGGACATCGATATTTTACTCCTCAACTCCGGAATAGGCGAAGGAGGACCGGCTTTTGAAATTCCAATTGATCTCGTTCGGAGAAATTTCGAATCGAACGTATTCGCCCCGCTGAATCTTGCACAAAAATTTATTGGCAAGTTTATCACGAATAAGAAAAAGGCTAAAGTCATCTTCACTTCTTCCATGGGCGGGTTTCTATCACCATGGGGATTGGGAATTTATTGTTCAACAAAGCACGCAATTGAGGCCATAGCAAATTCCTTGCAGCAAGAACTCACACCCTACGATATTCAGGTACAAACCATTAATCCAGGCTCATACCTGACAGGCTTCAACGAAACCGTAGCCGACTCTGCTTTCCGCTGGTTGGACGATGCAAAAAACTTCACCAAGCAAAGTGCCATGAAAGCACAATTTGATCTTTTGCTAGCCAACGACACGTCACGTCTGGACCCAAATGAAATGATTGATGCCATGGTAAACATTGTTCCGCAGGAGACTGGTAAATACAGAAACGTTGTACCGAAGTTTGTCGAAGATTTCATAAGAGATCTCCAGGTGAAAGCCTGGGACCAAACCATTTAA
- a CDS encoding aldehyde dehydrogenase family protein, which produces MKTINKFYINGEFVTPHGTEILELINPTTNKKMAEVTLGDVEDARAAIVAAKVAFTTFSKTTKDERIGYLEKLRATIKRRANDLTDVMVEEYGGVRQFCTMVTNNAIEDVSAMIDTLKHFDLERKTGKSRVRLQPVGVVGIIIPWNMSNGFIVTKLSTAIAAGCTSVVKPSEMSAQQTQVMAECFHEAGIPKGVVNFLNGMGDVIGGEITRNPDINKIAFTGSTGVGKIIMRGAVESMKRVTMELGGKSPNIILDDANLQQAIPMAITIAFLNSGQACAAGTRLLVPESKLKDVNEIAKYTVDNIKVGDPGSMETMVGPMVSKKQFDRVQEYIKVGQQEGATLLVGGLGKPKGLENGYFAKATIFTNVKNSMRIAQEEIFGPVLSIIPYKNDEDAIAIANDTTYGLAAYVTSADKERAYRVASQIDAGRICINGFMHDSKAPFGGFKQSGVGREYGEFGLEEYLEPKAFLE; this is translated from the coding sequence ATGAAAACGATCAATAAATTCTATATCAACGGCGAGTTTGTTACTCCACATGGTACGGAGATACTGGAACTGATCAACCCAACGACAAACAAAAAGATGGCGGAGGTGACCTTGGGCGATGTGGAGGATGCGAGGGCGGCGATTGTCGCGGCAAAAGTGGCGTTTACAACGTTCTCCAAGACAACAAAGGATGAGCGCATTGGCTATTTGGAGAAACTGCGTGCAACAATAAAAAGGCGCGCCAATGATTTAACGGACGTGATGGTAGAAGAATATGGCGGCGTGAGACAATTCTGCACGATGGTTACCAACAACGCGATTGAAGACGTCAGTGCCATGATCGATACCTTGAAGCATTTTGACCTTGAAAGAAAGACCGGTAAGTCGAGAGTCCGTCTGCAGCCCGTTGGAGTCGTTGGTATTATTATACCGTGGAATATGAGTAACGGATTTATTGTTACAAAGCTCTCAACAGCGATAGCCGCAGGTTGCACATCCGTTGTCAAACCCAGTGAAATGAGTGCTCAGCAAACGCAAGTAATGGCCGAGTGCTTTCATGAAGCCGGCATACCCAAAGGTGTCGTCAACTTCCTGAATGGCATGGGCGATGTGATTGGCGGAGAGATCACCAGAAATCCTGACATTAATAAAATAGCGTTCACAGGTTCCACCGGTGTAGGCAAGATCATTATGCGCGGAGCGGTCGAAAGCATGAAAAGGGTTACCATGGAGCTCGGTGGCAAGTCGCCAAACATTATCCTGGACGACGCCAATTTGCAGCAGGCTATCCCGATGGCTATTACGATTGCCTTTCTGAACAGCGGCCAAGCCTGCGCCGCAGGCACGCGCTTGCTCGTGCCTGAAAGCAAACTCAAGGACGTAAACGAAATCGCAAAATATACAGTGGATAATATTAAAGTCGGCGACCCGGGCAGTATGGAAACAATGGTGGGGCCGATGGTAAGTAAAAAACAGTTTGACCGCGTTCAGGAGTATATCAAAGTCGGACAACAGGAGGGAGCTACGTTGTTGGTGGGTGGTCTAGGAAAACCAAAGGGGCTGGAAAACGGATATTTTGCCAAGGCCACCATTTTTACTAATGTTAAGAACAGCATGCGGATTGCCCAGGAGGAAATTTTCGGGCCTGTCTTATCCATTATCCCCTACAAAAATGACGAAGACGCGATTGCCATCGCTAATGATACTACCTATGGCCTAGCCGCATACGTCACTTCGGCAGACAAGGAAAGGGCATACCGGGTAGCTTCGCAGATTGACGCAGGAAGGATTTGTATCAACGGATTCATGCACGATTCAAAAGCTCCCTTCGGAGGGTTTAAGCAATCAGGCGTTGGGAGGGAGTATGGCGAATTTGGGTTGGAGGAATATCTTGAGCCGAAAGCATTCTTGGAATAA